In Carya illinoinensis cultivar Pawnee chromosome 9, C.illinoinensisPawnee_v1, whole genome shotgun sequence, the following are encoded in one genomic region:
- the LOC122274954 gene encoding beta-glucuronosyltransferase GlcAT14A, producing the protein MGLKVFMIFFILTSTILLSLVYIPTKLSIPISNFRPIVNYLNIQKSNKSYPATFAYLISASKGDSGKLKRLLRALYHPGNYYLIHLDYGAPAREHRDVAKFVAGDPVFSQVGNVWVVKKPNLVTYRGPTMLTTTLHAMSMLLRTCKWDWFINLSASDYPLITQDDLIHAFSELPRNLNFIQHSSHLGWKLNKRAKPIIIDPALYSRNKSEIWWVIKQRTIPTAFKLYTGSAWTILSRSFAEYCIIGWDNLPRTLLLYYTNFVSTPEGYFQTLICNSKDYKNTTVNHDLHYITWDNPPKQHPRSLGLGDFRNMVLGNRPFARKFKKNDRVLDKIDRQLLKRRRGQFAFGGWCSGSTAEKHNTCSALRSENYGVLRAGAGARRLKTLLTRIVSDRSFRRLQCR; encoded by the exons ATGGGTCTCaaagttttcatgatttttttcattctaaCCAGTACAATTCTCCTCTCTCTTGTATACATTCCAACAAAACTATCCATACCCATATCAAACTTCAGACCGATTGTGAACTACTTGAACATACAAAAATCTAACAAATCATATCCGGCGACCTTTGCCTACCTGATCTCAGCATCTAAAGGCGATTCCGGGAAGCTTAAACGTCTGCTACGCGCACTGTATCATCCAGGGAATTACTATTTGATTCACTTGGATTACGGTGCTCCGGCGAGGGAGCATCGGGATGTAGCCAAGTTTGTGGCCGGTGACCCGGTTTTCAGTCAAGTGGGAAATGTCTGGGTTGTGAAGAAACCAAACTTGGTGACGTACAGAGGACCGACAATGCTTACCACCACTCTTCATGCAATGTCAATGCTCTTGAGAACCTGCAAATGGGATTGGTTCATAAACCTTAGCGCCTCTGACTATCCCTTGATTACTCAAGATG ATCTAATTCATGCCTTCTCTGAGTTGCCCAGAAATCTCAATTTCATACAGCACAGCAGCCACTTGGGTTGGAAACT GAACAAGAGAGCCAAGCCGATAATAATAGACCCAGCACTGTATAGCCGCAACAAATCTGAGATTTGGTGGGTTATTAAACAGAGGACCATCCCTACAGCTTTCAAGCTCTATACAG GTTCAGCTTGGACAATACTTTCAAGATCTTTTGCCGAGTATTGTATAATTGGATGGGACAATTTGCCAAGGACTCTCCTCCTATACTATACCAACTTTGTCTCAACTCCTGAGGGATACTTCCAGACACTTATATGCAACTCTAAAGACTACAAGAACACTACAGTTAACCACGATCTCCACTACATTACCTGGGATAACCCCCCGAAGCAGCATCCGAGGTCCCTTGGACTTGGAGATTTTAGGAACATGGTTCTGGGCAACCGCCCTTTCGCCAGgaagtttaagaaaaatgacaGAGTTCTTGACAAAATCGATCGCCAGCTTCTTAAAAGACGCCGCGGACAGTTTGCTTTTGGTGGGTGGTGTTCTGGGAGTACTGCAGAGAAGCACAATACTTGCTCAGCCTTGCGAAGTGAGAACTATGGTGTTTTGAGGGCTGGAGCAGGAGCGAGAAGGCTGAAAACTTTGCTGACAAGAATTGTTTCCGATAGAAGTTTCCGCAGGCTGCAATGTAGATGA